The genomic stretch TAGAGCCACGCGCACCGGGTGCATCATGATTCCGCCCCTGCGGCCGTCTCGTCCGGAACGGGGCCGGCGGGTTCGACAGCGTCCAGCGCAGCGGCAGGCTCGGCGAGGAGCGGGTCGATGATGCTCGCGAGCTTCTCCGCGGTAATCGGCCCGATCTGCTTGTGCACTACCCTGCCCTGCTGATCGATGATAAACGTCTCGGGCACGCCGTAGAGGCCGTAGCTGATGGCGGTGCGCGAACGGTCGTCGATCAGCGCCGGATACGCCTGCCCGCCCATCTCCCGGATCCAGGATCGCCCGTTCGACTCCGTGTCGCTGTACAGTACGCCGTAGAACTTCACGCCCTTTGCCGCGTACGTGCTCGCGACGAGCGACAGGTCAGAGTGCTCGACACGGCACTCGAGACACCACGAGGCCCAGAAGTTCACGACGACCACCTCGCCACGGTGATCGCTCAGGCGTACCGTGTCCGGAGGCTGCGAGTCCATCCTGGGCAGCGCAAACTCGGGTGCGGGCCGGCCGGGCAGCGTGGAAGGCAGCTCGTTCGGGTCGACGGTCATGCCGTAAGCGAGCAGCGCGATGATGGGCAGCGCGATGCCCGCTCCGATTGCAGCTCTGTTCCAGTTCATCATGCCTCCTGCTCGACGAGCACGCGACGTGGACGAACGACAGGCGGCGGGCGGCGCCGGCCGCCGACCATGCTGATGAGCGCACCGAACGCGACAACGAAGCTGCCGATCCAGATCCAGACGACGAGCGGCTCCACGATGACGTGCAGCGTGGCACTCGACCCGTCCCTCTCGAACGCGAGCAGGTTCACGTACAGGTCCTGGTGCGCGCGACTGCGCACCGAGGGCGTCGTGATCGCCTCCTCGCCCCGGCTCCGGTAGTAGTTCAGCCGCGGGTCCATGGCGCCCGCCTCCCGGCCGTCGATCAGCACGGTCAGATTGGCGCCGACCACGAACCGATGCGGCTCCTCGTTCGCCCACAGCTCGTCGAAGCGAACGTTGTAACCGGCCAGCTCGATGGCTTCGCCCGGCCGCACCGTCGCGACGATGTCGGACTGGAGCACGGATGAGCCCGTCATGCCGACCGCCGACATGATCAGTCCGAGGTGCGCCACGTAGCCGCCATAGCGGCGCGGGTTCGCATTGATCATTCCGAACAGCGACGCGATCGCACCGCCGCCGCCCGCCCGGCGCCGCGCTGCGGTACCCTGTGCGAACTCCTGGAGGTTGGCAGTTGCGGCCCATGCCGCGAACGAGAACGCGAT from Longimicrobiales bacterium encodes the following:
- a CDS encoding redoxin domain-containing protein, with translation MNWNRAAIGAGIALPIIALLAYGMTVDPNELPSTLPGRPAPEFALPRMDSQPPDTVRLSDHRGEVVVVNFWASWCLECRVEHSDLSLVASTYAAKGVKFYGVLYSDTESNGRSWIREMGGQAYPALIDDRSRTAISYGLYGVPETFIIDQQGRVVHKQIGPITAEKLASIIDPLLAEPAAALDAVEPAGPVPDETAAGAES